A stretch of Sandaracinaceae bacterium DNA encodes these proteins:
- a CDS encoding sodium:solute symporter family protein: MDRNLLAWCAFGLYVALTTALALRGMKKTTSFSGFALGNRDLGPTMVGITLAAAIASTATFVINPGFVFAHGVSALMHLGLAANLGVIVALVLLSKGFRQLGEKTAALTLPHWIGARYRHPGMRTYFALLNLVLAISFVVLIVKGSALVMQHTLGLGYVASVLLIVIFVFSYILMGGTYAHVYTNAFQGGLMILVALAIFASGFYLLEDGVGAFFDRIAAQDANLVAPVNPESSLFGSVWDVYVCGFVIGAGLMCQPHILTKSLYLKKESDLRRYLIVAVVVGVIFALVLMAGLYARVRFPDIASQDEVMPIYLTRAFSPLVGVLISVALLAAGMSTLDGLLVGASTIAANDVFLGKLGDRWLAGKTENERQTVALKASRWILVGMGVLSAGLALDPPELVGIFAQVGIYGLVSASLVPVAAGIFVEELDSRDVFAAALLGPAVHFTHYLVSVYGYGQFVNPASTATEGVLVSVALLTAATAFRRYRARNALVVGAR, translated from the coding sequence ATGGATCGCAACCTGTTGGCGTGGTGCGCCTTTGGCCTGTACGTGGCCCTGACGACGGCGCTCGCCCTGCGCGGCATGAAGAAGACGACGTCCTTCTCCGGCTTCGCGCTCGGCAACCGGGATCTCGGCCCGACCATGGTCGGCATCACGCTCGCCGCCGCGATCGCCTCGACCGCGACCTTCGTGATCAACCCGGGCTTCGTCTTCGCGCATGGGGTCAGCGCGCTGATGCACCTCGGCCTCGCGGCCAACCTCGGGGTGATCGTCGCGCTCGTCCTGCTCAGCAAGGGCTTCCGCCAGCTGGGCGAGAAGACGGCCGCGCTCACGCTCCCCCACTGGATCGGCGCCCGCTACCGCCACCCCGGCATGCGCACCTACTTCGCGCTCTTGAACCTCGTGCTCGCGATCAGCTTCGTGGTGCTCATCGTCAAGGGCTCCGCGCTCGTCATGCAGCACACGCTCGGGCTCGGCTACGTCGCCTCGGTGCTGCTGATCGTCATCTTCGTCTTCAGCTACATCCTGATGGGCGGCACCTACGCGCACGTCTACACGAACGCGTTCCAGGGCGGGCTGATGATCCTGGTCGCGCTCGCCATCTTCGCGAGCGGCTTCTACCTGCTCGAGGACGGCGTCGGCGCCTTCTTCGACCGCATCGCCGCGCAGGACGCCAACCTGGTCGCGCCGGTCAACCCCGAGAGCTCGCTCTTCGGGAGCGTGTGGGACGTCTACGTGTGCGGCTTCGTGATCGGCGCCGGGCTGATGTGTCAGCCGCACATCCTCACCAAGAGCCTCTACCTGAAGAAGGAGAGCGACCTGCGCCGCTACCTCATCGTCGCGGTGGTGGTGGGCGTGATCTTCGCGCTGGTGTTGATGGCCGGGCTCTACGCCCGCGTGCGCTTCCCGGACATCGCGAGCCAGGACGAGGTGATGCCGATCTACCTCACGCGCGCCTTCTCGCCGCTGGTCGGCGTGTTGATCAGCGTGGCGCTGCTCGCGGCGGGCATGAGCACGCTCGACGGCCTGCTCGTGGGCGCGTCGACCATCGCGGCCAACGACGTGTTCCTGGGCAAGCTCGGCGACCGCTGGCTCGCGGGCAAGACGGAGAACGAGCGGCAGACGGTCGCGCTGAAGGCGAGCCGCTGGATCCTCGTCGGCATGGGCGTGCTCAGCGCGGGCCTGGCGCTCGATCCGCCGGAGCTCGTGGGCATCTTCGCCCAGGTCGGCATCTACGGGCTCGTGAGCGCCTCGCTCGTCCCGGTCGCGGCGGGCATCTTCGTCGAGGAGCTCGACAGCCGCGACGTGTTCGCGGCGGCGCTGCTGGGCCCGGCGGTGCACTTCACGCACTACCTCGTGTCGGTCTACGGGTACGGTCAGTTCGTGAACCCCGCCTCCACCGCCACCGAGGGCGTGCTCGTCAGCGTCGCGCTGCTCACCGCCGCCACCGCCTTCCGCCGCTACCGGGCGCGCAACGCGCTCGTGGTGGGCGCTCGCTGA